In one Mycobacterium heckeshornense genomic region, the following are encoded:
- the mycP gene encoding type VII secretion-associated serine protease mycosin, producing MNPTASRTWTQRIAAMGLTGLLVGVSANCPVAQAIPPPSVDPGRVPADGKPGPDQPMRQSNVCARTITVAEPNVAVTAPGFTMLNIGKAWQYSTGNGVPVAVIDTGVNPSPRLPAVAGGDYIMGGDGLMDCDAHGTIVASVIAAAPQGIPMPAPMPAVPAFPPPAGPPPAFAAPPPPGGAPPPVAPPPPPSPVTITEIKPAPPPPPPPPADEPSNAPGDPTPDQAEDPEVPPPPPGAPDGVVGVAPHATIIAIRQSSRAYEPVNPGGGDIEARKKAGTVATLGSAIVHAANMGAKVINVSVTACVSAADPLDQSGIGAAVWYAATVKDAVIVAAAGNEGEDECAQNPSFDPLDPFDPRDWHQVKTVSSPSWFSDYVLSVGAVDNTGAPISKSLSGPWVAAAAPGVGIMGLSPQTGGPANAYPPIRPGEKNMPFWGTSFSAAYVSGVAALVRAKYPELTAHQVINRILQTAHNPPRGVDNQVGYGVVDPVAALTFNVPPGDKLAPGAQTRVITPATPPPPPDHRARNVALGLTAVVAAAVVMAWLIARARRAR from the coding sequence ATGAATCCGACGGCCTCACGGACGTGGACACAGCGGATTGCAGCGATGGGGCTGACGGGGCTACTCGTTGGAGTATCAGCTAATTGTCCTGTGGCCCAAGCGATTCCACCTCCCAGCGTCGACCCGGGCCGAGTACCGGCGGATGGCAAGCCGGGTCCTGACCAGCCGATGAGGCAAAGCAACGTCTGTGCGCGCACGATCACGGTCGCCGAACCGAACGTAGCCGTGACCGCACCCGGTTTCACCATGCTCAACATCGGCAAGGCGTGGCAATACTCGACTGGCAACGGCGTACCGGTCGCGGTCATCGATACCGGGGTCAATCCCAGCCCGCGACTACCGGCGGTCGCCGGCGGCGACTACATCATGGGTGGCGACGGGCTGATGGACTGCGACGCTCACGGCACCATCGTGGCTTCGGTGATTGCCGCGGCACCGCAAGGAATCCCTATGCCCGCCCCGATGCCGGCTGTCCCGGCGTTTCCACCGCCGGCCGGGCCACCACCGGCGTTCGCGGCACCGCCACCTCCGGGCGGTGCGCCCCCGCCGGTGGCGCCACCACCACCGCCGTCGCCGGTGACGATCACCGAAATCAAACCGGCGCCACCGCCGCCACCGCCTCCACCAGCCGACGAACCTTCAAACGCGCCGGGGGATCCCACCCCCGACCAGGCCGAGGACCCGGAGGTTCCGCCACCTCCACCAGGGGCGCCGGACGGGGTTGTTGGGGTCGCGCCGCACGCGACGATCATCGCGATCCGCCAATCGTCGCGAGCCTACGAACCGGTGAACCCGGGTGGCGGCGACATCGAGGCCCGCAAGAAGGCCGGCACCGTGGCCACATTGGGCAGCGCCATCGTCCACGCCGCCAACATGGGCGCCAAAGTCATCAACGTCAGCGTCACGGCATGCGTTTCGGCGGCTGATCCGTTGGATCAGAGCGGTATTGGCGCTGCCGTCTGGTACGCGGCCACGGTCAAGGATGCGGTGATCGTCGCGGCGGCGGGTAATGAGGGCGAAGACGAGTGTGCCCAAAACCCGTCGTTCGACCCATTGGATCCCTTCGATCCTCGCGACTGGCATCAAGTCAAGACGGTGTCGTCGCCGTCGTGGTTTTCCGACTACGTGCTTTCGGTGGGCGCGGTCGATAACACCGGCGCCCCGATCAGCAAAAGCCTGTCCGGGCCTTGGGTCGCCGCTGCAGCCCCGGGTGTGGGGATTATGGGGCTGTCCCCGCAAACCGGGGGACCTGCGAACGCCTACCCGCCGATCCGCCCGGGTGAAAAGAACATGCCGTTCTGGGGCACCAGCTTTTCAGCGGCCTACGTGAGCGGGGTAGCCGCACTGGTGCGCGCCAAGTATCCGGAGTTGACCGCCCATCAGGTCATCAACCGGATCCTGCAGACAGCCCACAATCCGCCGCGGGGAGTCGACAATCAGGTCGGCTACGGCGTGGTCGACCCGGTGGCCGCGCTGACCTTCAACGTTCCCCCCGGCGACAAGTTGGCACCCGGTGCGCAGACCCGGGTGATCACACCGGCCACACCCCCGCCGCCCCCGGATCACCGCGCCCGCAATGTGGCGCTGGGATTGACCGCCGTGGTGGCGGCCGCGGTCGTCATGGCATGGCTAATCGCGCGAGCCCGGCGGGCGCGATGA
- the eccE gene encoding type VII secretion protein EccE gives MANRASPAGAMTATTKLAIIVGIFAVGLAGWSIGGYPGAATGLVVGLAGGVIHWRGHPLWYWLHLWRQRGRPIELSEPITVANDRTGGGVRYQDGVAVVAIQLLGKAHRPTLFTGSTATYTENTVDIAGLAPLLHQSLGLTIDSLSVVSAGARRRSTGDYPRVYDTLIGTPPYAGQRETWLIVRVAAIANAEALQWRTSIGTATLAAGQRISAAMRQQGIRAKVATATDMVELERRVGRAALNPQNRRWRTVRGDGGWLTTYWYRPGDITAENLAHAWALRADGIIQNVTLFSDGRALATVTVRSMQPPTAPPSVMLRTLPGEQTQAIRANLCAPMPPLRGVRRGTLTGSLIIPIGPSGVLLGKVGAGNRLMLPLDDPGELSRVHIAAEDSLAKRIVLRMAGAGERITVHTRDLQRWASLRMPDIAVDNRVRPVTGTTVSVVDGTVMPAPRPNTLISVGEPGEPYRGSADVVITQIGPASVEVQAAGQRHTVEVELFRAENRYVSSEPTILRTSELEPVE, from the coding sequence ATGGCTAATCGCGCGAGCCCGGCGGGCGCGATGACGGCGACGACGAAACTCGCGATCATCGTCGGCATCTTTGCCGTCGGTCTCGCCGGGTGGAGCATTGGCGGCTATCCCGGCGCCGCAACAGGTTTGGTTGTAGGACTGGCCGGCGGCGTCATTCATTGGCGCGGGCATCCGCTGTGGTACTGGCTACACCTCTGGCGGCAGCGCGGCCGGCCAATCGAGTTGAGCGAACCGATCACGGTGGCCAACGACCGCACCGGCGGCGGTGTGCGCTACCAGGACGGTGTCGCAGTGGTGGCCATTCAGTTGCTTGGTAAGGCGCACAGGCCGACGCTGTTCACCGGTTCGACGGCGACCTATACCGAAAACACCGTTGACATCGCCGGTTTAGCGCCGCTGCTGCACCAGAGTCTCGGTTTGACGATTGATTCGCTGAGCGTCGTCAGCGCTGGGGCTCGGCGGCGCAGCACAGGCGATTACCCACGGGTGTACGACACGCTGATCGGTACCCCACCCTATGCCGGCCAGCGGGAAACCTGGCTGATTGTCCGGGTGGCCGCGATCGCCAACGCCGAAGCGCTGCAGTGGCGCACGTCGATCGGCACCGCGACACTGGCTGCAGGACAGCGAATCAGTGCAGCGATGCGCCAGCAAGGCATTCGTGCCAAGGTGGCGACCGCGACCGACATGGTCGAACTGGAACGGCGGGTCGGACGGGCCGCGCTGAACCCGCAAAACCGACGTTGGCGCACCGTCCGCGGTGACGGCGGCTGGTTGACAACCTATTGGTACCGTCCCGGTGACATCACCGCCGAAAACTTAGCGCACGCCTGGGCGCTGCGCGCGGACGGGATCATTCAGAACGTCACGTTGTTCAGCGACGGCAGGGCTCTAGCGACCGTAACGGTGCGCAGTATGCAGCCACCCACCGCCCCGCCGAGCGTGATGCTGCGGACCTTGCCGGGGGAGCAGACCCAAGCCATCAGAGCCAACCTGTGCGCGCCGATGCCCCCGTTGCGGGGGGTACGCCGCGGCACGCTGACCGGGTCGCTCATTATTCCGATAGGACCCTCGGGTGTGCTGCTCGGCAAGGTCGGCGCAGGGAACCGCCTGATGCTCCCGCTCGACGACCCGGGCGAATTAAGCCGAGTTCACATCGCTGCGGAGGATTCGCTGGCTAAACGAATTGTGTTGCGAATGGCCGGTGCTGGGGAACGCATCACGGTGCATACTCGGGATTTGCAGCGCTGGGCCAGTCTTCGGATGCCGGATATTGCCGTGGATAACCGCGTTCGGCCGGTCACGGGCACTACCGTCAGTGTCGTGGATGGGACCGTCATGCCCGCGCCTCGACCGAACACGTTGATCTCGGTCGGGGAACCGGGAGAGCCGTACCGGGGATCCGCTGATGTGGTGATCACCCAGATCGGGCCGGCCAGCGTGGAAGTCCAGGCGGCGGGGCAGAGGCACACCGTGGAGGTCGAGCTGTTCCGTGCCGAGAACCGTTACGTATCCTCAGAGCCGACGATCTTGAGGACCTCCGAGCTCGAGCCGGTGGAATAG
- the eccA gene encoding type VII secretion AAA-ATPase EccA has protein sequence MTSSTDTVAARKRFDQAMALFDSDPDTARDYFRQATEIDPSMADAWLGRIAAGDDSLSTLQELYAYGARLHRETNRLGVRLSAAIKAGPYLSISVTEASHAGLALASALIDDRQYEKAEALLQDSSLLDSWENHQWQQYIRAYLMFATQRWPDVISIAASILPPQAIIMSAVTAGTNALAAHAAVHLGQARVALDWTDRVEIRAGHSEPREWRRHQLIETAVTAIDPNEFPLIAADLAYVRGMAHRQLGEQDKAEIWLSKATINGALIEPAKQALADPALQLVITDEETINSRTNKWDVTTERSEEQRREEENKGRREELLAEGRALLNNQVGLAEVKRAVAELEDQIEVRALRLAAGLPVTNQTNHMLLVGPPGTGKTTTAEALGKIFAGLGIVRHPEIIEVKRADFCGEHIGASGPKTNELINRSLGRILFMDEFYSLVERHQDGRPDMIGMEAVNQLMIALEVHRFDFCFIGAGYEKEVDEFLTVNPGLAGRFNRKLRFESYTPEELVEIAVRYGEPRATVIEPSAREALNVACTMLRAYLAPDGRHGIDIMQNGRFARNVVERAERLRDSRVAAQHRTNKGSVTVEDLETVRTQDIVDAVMDACAEKHVPIVL, from the coding sequence ATGACTAGCAGCACCGACACGGTCGCCGCGCGCAAGCGCTTCGATCAGGCCATGGCGTTGTTCGACTCCGATCCCGACACCGCACGAGACTATTTCCGGCAGGCAACCGAGATCGACCCATCGATGGCCGACGCCTGGCTTGGCCGGATCGCGGCGGGCGATGATTCACTATCTACCCTGCAGGAGCTCTACGCCTACGGAGCCCGGCTCCACCGGGAGACCAACCGGCTCGGTGTGCGTCTATCGGCGGCGATCAAGGCTGGACCGTATCTCTCGATCTCGGTGACCGAGGCATCTCATGCCGGCCTGGCCCTGGCCAGCGCGCTGATCGATGATCGACAATACGAAAAAGCCGAAGCGCTGCTGCAGGATTCATCGCTGCTGGACAGTTGGGAGAACCATCAGTGGCAGCAATACATCCGAGCCTATTTGATGTTCGCCACCCAGCGTTGGCCTGACGTAATTTCGATCGCTGCCAGCATCCTGCCGCCGCAGGCCATCATCATGTCCGCAGTCACGGCCGGAACTAATGCCCTAGCCGCCCACGCCGCCGTCCACCTCGGGCAGGCACGTGTCGCGCTCGACTGGACTGACCGGGTCGAAATACGTGCCGGACATAGTGAACCCCGAGAATGGCGCCGTCACCAACTGATCGAAACCGCCGTCACTGCGATAGATCCCAACGAATTTCCTTTGATCGCAGCCGATCTTGCCTATGTACGCGGGATGGCTCACCGTCAGCTCGGTGAGCAAGACAAAGCCGAGATCTGGTTGTCGAAGGCGACGATCAACGGCGCGCTCATCGAACCTGCCAAGCAAGCGCTTGCCGACCCTGCGCTGCAGCTGGTGATCACCGACGAAGAAACGATCAACAGCCGCACCAACAAATGGGACGTCACCACCGAGCGATCAGAAGAGCAGCGCCGGGAGGAAGAGAACAAAGGGCGGCGCGAGGAACTTCTTGCGGAGGGACGGGCGCTGCTCAACAACCAAGTCGGATTAGCCGAAGTCAAAAGGGCCGTCGCTGAACTCGAAGACCAGATCGAGGTCCGGGCACTGCGGCTTGCCGCCGGACTACCGGTGACCAACCAGACGAATCACATGCTCCTCGTGGGTCCGCCGGGCACCGGTAAGACCACCACCGCCGAGGCGCTGGGAAAGATCTTCGCCGGGTTGGGGATTGTGCGCCACCCCGAGATCATCGAGGTCAAGCGGGCCGACTTTTGTGGTGAGCACATCGGGGCATCGGGACCGAAGACCAACGAGCTGATCAACCGCTCACTCGGCCGGATCTTGTTCATGGACGAGTTTTATTCGTTGGTGGAGCGACACCAAGACGGCCGACCAGACATGATCGGCATGGAAGCGGTCAACCAGCTGATGATCGCGCTGGAGGTGCACCGGTTCGACTTCTGTTTCATCGGTGCGGGATACGAGAAGGAAGTCGACGAATTCCTCACAGTTAACCCGGGATTGGCGGGCCGGTTTAACCGGAAGCTGCGGTTCGAGTCCTACACACCGGAGGAACTGGTGGAAATCGCCGTCCGGTACGGTGAGCCACGCGCCACCGTCATCGAGCCCAGCGCCCGTGAAGCACTTAACGTGGCATGCACGATGCTGCGGGCCTACCTGGCACCGGACGGCAGGCACGGAATCGACATCATGCAGAACGGACGGTTCGCCCGCAACGTGGTGGAGCGTGCGGAGCGGCTGCGCGACTCCCGGGTTGCCGCACAGCATCGCACCAACAAAGGCTCGGTAACCGTAGAAGACCTGGAAACGGTGCGCACCCAGGACATCGTGGACGCCGTGATGGATGCGTGCGCGGAAAAGCATGTGCCGATAGTGCTTTGA